The DNA window ACCTCCGGATGGCCGAAGAACCAGAAGAGGTGCTGCCAGAGGATGGCTCCGCCGTTGGCCGGATCGAAGACATGGGCCCCGAACTTGCGGTCCGCCTCCAGCGCGAAGAGCGCGGCGGCGAGCACCGGGAAGGCCAGCAGCACCAGGACACCGGTGAGCAGCACATTCCAGGTGAAGATCGGCATCCGGAACATCGTCATGCCGGGCGCGCGCATGCAGATGATCGTGGTGATGAAGTTGACCGAGCCGAGGATGGTGCCGAAGCCGGAGAAGGCCAGACCCATGATCCACATGTCGGCGCCGATGCCCGGGGTGCGCACCGCGTCGGAGAGCGGCGCATAGGCGAACCAGCCGAAGTCGGCGGCGCCCTGCGGGGTGAGGAAGCCGGCGACCGCGATCAGCGAGCCGAACAGGTAGAGCCAGTAGGCGAACATGTTCAGCCGGGGGAACGCCACATCCGGCGCACCGATCTGCAGCGGCATGATCCAGTTCGCGAAGCCGGCGAAGAGCGGCGTCGCGAACATCAGCAGCATGATCGTGCCGTGCATGGTGAACGCCTGGTTGAACTGCTCATTGGTGAGCAGCTGGGTACCCGGGCGGGCCAGCTCGGCACGCATGACCAGGGCGAGGACGCCGCCGATCAGGAAGAAGGCGAACGACGTACCGAGGTACAGCGTGCCGATCGTCTTGTGGTCGGTGGTGGTCAGCCACTTCACCGCGGAACGACCCTTGCGGGTGCGCGGTTCACCCCCGACCACCGGGGCCGGAGTGGCGCCCCCGGTTGCCCGCTGGGGCTCGCTGAGGATGGTCACTTCTCACTTCCCGTGGTGATGAGGCCGGACGGCACCGCGCCGGTCTGGCCCTTGGCCCGGAGCTCCGCCAGATGCTTCTGGTAGTCGGCCGGGGAGACGACCTTGACGTTGAAGAGCATCCGCGAGTGGTCCACACCGCACAGCTCCGCGCACTTGCCGCGGAAGGTGCCGTAGGCGGTCGGAGTCACCTCGAACTGGTTCACCAGACCCGGGACGACGTCCTGCTTCATCAGGAAGTTGACCGTCCAGAAGTCATGGATGACATCGCGCGAGGTCAGCTTGAAGAGAACGGACTCGCCCTTCGGCAGGTACAGCGTCGGAGGCTGGGCGGGGGAGCCCACCTCGTAGGCGCCGTTGGGGTTCTTGCCGTGCTCGTCGTTCTCGTAGTTGAACGCCCAGCTCCACTGGAAGCCGACCACGTTGACGATGTGGTCCGGCTTCTTGGAGGTGTGGAGCAGGCGGGTCTCGTCACGCGCGGTGAAGTAGAAGAGCACCGAGACGATGATGATGGGGACCGCGGTGTAGAGCGCCTCGATGGGCACGTTGTACCTGGTCTGGGGCGGAACCTCCACCTTGGTGCGGCTGCGCCGGTGGAAGATCACACTCCAGATGATCAGGCCCCAGACCAGCACGCCGACCACCAGTGCAGCGATCCAGGAACCCTGCCACATCTGGAGGACCATCGGTCCTTCCTTGGTGACAGGCGAGGGCAGGCCGAGCCTGGGGAGGTCCTGGGAC is part of the Peterkaempfera bronchialis genome and encodes:
- the ctaC gene encoding aa3-type cytochrome oxidase subunit II, with the protein product MSPNGSDRSPRRTMRRKLPQALALGLVIATATGCSSQDLPRLGLPSPVTKEGPMVLQMWQGSWIAALVVGVLVWGLIIWSVIFHRRSRTKVEVPPQTRYNVPIEALYTAVPIIIVSVLFYFTARDETRLLHTSKKPDHIVNVVGFQWSWAFNYENDEHGKNPNGAYEVGSPAQPPTLYLPKGESVLFKLTSRDVIHDFWTVNFLMKQDVVPGLVNQFEVTPTAYGTFRGKCAELCGVDHSRMLFNVKVVSPADYQKHLAELRAKGQTGAVPSGLITTGSEK